The Akkermansia sp. RCC_12PD genome contains the following window.
GCTGGTGTTGAAATCGAATGATAAGATGGTGAAGATCGGAAGGATGGAACTGGGGAAAGGCAGGTATGATTTATTGTGCGGAATGGTGAAGGAAAAGTTGCGGCAATTTCATCAGGGAGCCCTGCGTGAAGATGGGGAATTTCTGCCTCTGGATAGTCGGAAATTGATGCGGAGGAATATCTTGTATATGATTCCCGTTGCTCTTTGCTGCGGTTGGATCGGAGGAAGCCGCCCCTCCGGCGCTGATATGCCCGGACGCGAGGATATGGGGTTAATCCTGTATTGCGGCATCCGGCATGAACGGAATGTGGAAAAAGCCCGCAATTATCTGGACGGGAACACCATTGAATTTCTGGAACGGGCTTTAAAACATCCGGACCTGGTCAAACCGTATGACCGCATTCATGACGGGGATTTCTTTTCTTGCCCGGAACGGTATGGCCGGGACGCCTATCTGATAGGCAGCCTGAAAGCGGGGGGCCTGCTGAAAGACGTTCCAGGAACGGCTGAAGACTGGCTGAACAAGGGAGTGTTTTACCGTCCGGCCCATGCCATTCTGCGGCGGCTGGAACGGTAGCCGTCCTGGCCTCATCCATGTGCGGCAGGCGCATTATGCAACGATTGTGTGACGGCAGGCCGGATGAGGAATCCGCCTTTTTATCTGATTGTCCAGGAAATGTTGCGCGTGACGGATTGACCGGGGCGCAGAAGAACGCTGGGGAAGTGGGGAACGTTGACGGCATTCGGGAAGCCCTGGGCTTCCAGAGCAATCCCCTGGCGCGCCTTGGGAAGGTATTCCCCCGTGTAAACCTGGAGTCCCGGGGCGTCCGTCGCCACGATCAGGCGGTGACCTGAAGAAGGATCAAGGAGGATGGCCGCAATCTTGTCGCCTGGTTCGGAATCCAGCACGTAATTATGGTCCAGTCCGGCGGCGGTGTCCGGATGGGCGGCGGAGTTGCGTTCCCCAAGCAGAGCCGCCCTGCGCAGGTCAAAGTCCGTGCCTTCCACGGGCAGGATGCGGCCGTCCGGGATGTTGGTGTCATCCGCGGGGGTGTAGGCGGAGGCCCGGACTTCCAGCGTCATGGAGTTGATGTCGGGTTTTCCGGAAAGGTTCCAGTAGGCGTGGTTGGTGAGGTTGACGATGGTGGCTGCGTCCGAGTACGCCTCCATGCGCAGGTGGAGTGTTTCCTCCATGAGCGTGTAGGTGGCTACTACTTCAAGATTGCCGGGGTAGTTTTCCTCCCCATCCGGTGAATGGAGTGTCAGCACCAGCGTGCTGCGTGCGGCTTCCTGAACCTGCCATATTTTGCTGTCAAACCCCTGGAGGCCGCCGTGCAGGTGGTTGGGGCCGTTGTTGACGGCTACGGAATGGGCGTCACCGTCAATGGAAAACCTGCCTTTTGCGATGCGGTTTGCGACCCGGCCGCAAATCGCACCGCAATAACAGGTGTCTTTCAGCATGTCTTCAAAGCTTTTGGGACCTACGATCATATCCATGCCGTCCTTGACGACGGAGATGATGCGCCCCCCATAGTTGCTGATCCGCACTGTCATCCTGTCGGAGGACAGTTCAAAGATTTCAACAGGAGCGCCGCCGGGTAAGGTGCCAAAGATCATGCCGGAAATATTGCTGGATAACTGG
Protein-coding sequences here:
- a CDS encoding aldose epimerase family protein; translated protein: MIFGTLPGGAPVEIFELSSDRMTVRISNYGGRIISVVKDGMDMIVGPKSFEDMLKDTCYCGAICGRVANRIAKGRFSIDGDAHSVAVNNGPNHLHGGLQGFDSKIWQVQEAARSTLVLTLHSPDGEENYPGNLEVVATYTLMEETLHLRMEAYSDAATIVNLTNHAYWNLSGKPDINSMTLEVRASAYTPADDTNIPDGRILPVEGTDFDLRRAALLGERNSAAHPDTAAGLDHNYVLDSEPGDKIAAILLDPSSGHRLIVATDAPGLQVYTGEYLPKARQGIALEAQGFPNAVNVPHFPSVLLRPGQSVTRNISWTIR